The sequence TGACATGGGCAGTAGCGGTATCCCTCTAAGTCGACGGTATAGGATGATAAAAAAAGCTGCAGAGATCTCAGACAAAGCAATGGAAGCAGCTTATCAGACATTAAAACGGGTGTTCAAAGAAAATATAACCGAGGCACACGTAATAGCAGCAATTCAAAAAAGCATCATAGAAAACGGATCAAACCCATCAGACCCAGAAGCACCAGCATTTTACCCTATTGTTGCAGCAGGTAATGACTCAGCGAAACCACATGGCTTCTTTGAAGACGATTTGTATCATATTATTAAACCTGGTGATGTGGTTGTAGTAGATTTTGGGGCACGCTATAAGGGTTATGTATCAGATCTCACACGAACTTTTTTTATAGGGGAGCCAACTGAATTTCAAAAAAAGATTTATAACATAACATTAGAAGCGCAACAGAAAACTATAGATAAAATTAGAAGTTTTATCCCATATGTTAGATTGGAGAAAACCGCACGCAGAATAATATCTAGTTACGGGTATGAAGAATTTAAATTTTTCCCGCATGCAGTTAGCCATGGTATCGGTCTCAATGTTCATGGATATTTTCCAAAAATTTCATGGATCGGTTATCCACTTAGCTATCTACCGCTTTTACCTGGCATGGTTATAGCAGTAGAGCCAGGCATATATATAGAAGAAGCTGGATTCGGTGTGAGAATTGAGGATGATGTTGCTGTTAGATTATTTGGATGTGAAATATTAAGCCATTATCCTAAGGAATTAAAAGATGTTATTATCCACTGTGATGTACCTAAATTCTTTGATAAAGTAAATATAAAAATAGAACCAACCAATATATTAGAATTAGATTCTAAAGGAATAACAAACTGTCTGATAACCGTATACAACCCATCTGATATGAGCATAGGTGTTAATGTCACTATTGACAATGTCCCTAAGGGATGGAGTGTAGATTTAATCCCAGATATCTTAGTAGCAGCAGGTAGTGAGACATGGAAAAACCTTACAATAAAAGCCCCGCAGGATTTCGATGGGGTTGAAACCATAGATCTAACATTTTCATATTATGTTTCAGCTGACCCATTTAT comes from Candidatus Thermoplasmatota archaeon and encodes:
- a CDS encoding M24 family metallopeptidase, producing the protein MCSKTIKLKIIFASLIIILLIGTNIAQSLDMGSSGIPLSRRYRMIKKAAEISDKAMEAAYQTLKRVFKENITEAHVIAAIQKSIIENGSNPSDPEAPAFYPIVAAGNDSAKPHGFFEDDLYHIIKPGDVVVVDFGARYKGYVSDLTRTFFIGEPTEFQKKIYNITLEAQQKTIDKIRSFIPYVRLEKTARRIISSYGYEEFKFFPHAVSHGIGLNVHGYFPKISWIGYPLSYLPLLPGMVIAVEPGIYIEEAGFGVRIEDDVAVRLFGCEILSHYPKELKDVIIHCDVPKFFDKVNIKIEPTNILELDSKGITNCLITVYNPSDMSIGVNVTIDNVPKGWSVDLIPDILVAAGSETWKNLTIKAPQDFDGVETIDLTFSYYVSADPFIKGTPSTTPIKVKSKKEVTPQFEYGPVVAFLIVLLIIVVAILLWRRKRLEQ